Sequence from the Amaranthus tricolor cultivar Red isolate AtriRed21 chromosome 1, ASM2621246v1, whole genome shotgun sequence genome:
tcaataaacaaaaacatAGAATGTGGAGTAATATGTgagaaacttaaaataaacaaagtgAACCTTATTTTACTTAAAACTAATAGGAGTCTAATATCAACAACTTAATACATTATTCCTGATTTTAAGTATGTTATTTCTTTGTATTTTAGGTGAACTGTAATATTAAaggtaaataatatatatatatattatgttaatcTTTTggttgagaaaattttaatagagtatataatttattataaattacaatcaaaagtttaaatttattgttaaaGTCTTAGGATATTTTATTCTGTAAAACTATCGAATCCCTCAACACCTTAAAGGGTATGACAGTATATGAGTAAGAAATGTGAATTAATGGAATGGAGATTGAATAATGTAGATTAGGGAAGAGGCCAATGAGAAATGgttcataataaaaatattgtaagtctATAATTTATATCTTGACTTGATGGTTAAAGCCTGATCAAATGCATTAGATTACATATATAGTATGTAGTATGTTGAGTTGGCTTTTTAATATCAGCATCACAAAAAGTTATGTATTTAATTTTCAgttatttcttatttaattcttatttaaagtaaaatattcaattttatgtaTGAGGACGACATGTATAATTACATTTACACCTACAGTTAAAGACTTTTGTGTAAAGGAATATTTTagtgtatataacatatcttattGTTCAACCATTAGCACGCAACGCTTAAGCTTTTAATTAAAACAGTTTTTTGAGGTATTAATATTAGCATGAAGAAGCATAGTAAAAGAGAGGAATATTGTAAAGTAACGTACCGCTTGTTGAAAACCAGAGAGATAAATGGCAAGAGAACATTCATCTTTACCAGGACAAAGAGCTTCCATTGTTACATCTGTTATGGCTGGAATTACCGTATGACCTGAGAACGTCGCTAAAAAAACCGTCACAAATAGGTGTCTTAAGCTTTCAATTTTCTccatctctttctttttctttctctttacgTTAAGAATGTTTATCTAAgagtaaatataaaaagaatGAGAGATGGTATCTAAAACAAATTATAACTTGTGCTTTTATATTGTGATTTGTGTACTATTTATCTATgacatcataaatcataaaacatttaaaaagtgaattatttaatcttttttgttttttctttttcattttttgcttTAGCTTTTAGTACATATAGTGGAGAAAAAGAAGCAACAAGAGATTCTCTATCTAACATTATATATGAGTCTTTTCATTCTCCTAAACTTGAAAAGAATTATGAAAATGATAGATTTTTATTGTGTGTTAGTGTGTAGAGGATATATTATTAGTAGAGCAGATGGTTTTACTAATCCCaacatctttatttttttaagggtGTGATTTATTTGTCTTCTAttcttattgtaattaatttgatCATAAAGTTTATAAATAGAATATGCTGGATATGATAATGGATGAGTGTGTGTAGATGATCAAAAATTACATTTGATCATAATTAATTTGATCATGAACTTTATGAATAGAATACcgcatatgataatgatgaatgTGTGTAAACAAACACATCTCACAAGTACTATCCTTCGCTTTCTGCAATATTAATACGTGAAATTAtccatttaaaaaatatgattaaaaaataaaagataatattGCTTTATGCTTTATGCTTctataacttaaaaaattaaattatttgaattttcaTGGATTTTCTTTTGTGATGACAATGATCATGACGATACATGGATGAACTATTGATAGTAATACCTATATAGTATTGATATTAATACCTATATATCATCAAGTGATTCTCACTTTAAGGCTTTTATATAGGTAATATTTAGAGGTCGGATAGTTGAATGTTCACAAACTTAATAGTTCGTACCTTACTCTTATAATAACAAATACTCTAATACCCTTAATAACAAACATTATTTAAAACATGACTATAtaacaaacacacaaaacctattaaattaaattaattaagacCATAGGACATTAAATATGAACATTCTACATATGGATAATGGATGAAGCCATTGCTTAGAGATATGTATGCGTAGCGTCTAAGTTTTGTTCAAAGGAAAAGAATAGCTATTTAATGGCCGAGCAGTCTAAATTTTCAACCTTTTGGTCCTACCATATATCATCTtagttttttccacatggtaagtGGTAACACCAAAACGAAGCTGTATATTGTTTAAAAAGGTATATTATGTTAAGATACTGTTActgtgttaattttttttattttatcctgGTTATAATACTtttgaaaatcaaatcaaaattaaaaaaatcttaaccACCCCCATGGCCCCACCTTTCcgattaaatatttatttttatttattacaaaaataactCATTTTATATAGGGAAAAATGTAGAAAGTactgaataaatttttttttccccaaaaagtacctaataaaaaaagttttgtcaaaaaatacataacaaaatttattcttttccaaaaagtattaattaacattttttattctttctcatcttcaatttctttttcaatttaattttctcactatcttcttcctctactttttattcaaaatcgaaattaaattggaaaagaaattgaaaatgaggaaaaagaattttttattttgaccagtcaacaaTTGTATTTGACGGTCAACTGAAAGAAACATTACTTAGTACtcttggcaaaaaaaaaattttaatagatattttttgacaaaattttttttattagatacttTTTAACAATTTTCCTTCTATTAGTCGTACACAATAAGAGTATCATGCACCAAAAGCAAATCAGGCTTAAGACATGTTTTGGTATATCCTTTCTTTTCTAGTATTGTAACGCATAATCATATTGCAAAATAGAATGATCAATGGCAATTGGCAACTAGTGAGCAATGTACTTATTAAACCACTACAcattcttttaaaatatttatacacgcttttatattttacaattttaaaagaaTATTACGCATGTCTTGATGACTACTTAAAAATTCATtgacaaattttcattattaatcttatttgacactttatttatatatactaatcTATTTGTGTAATCAGActcatattaattaatattttattatctcAAAGTTATTAATTAGCTCTCATCGATCTATTGAAAGTTTTAGGGGTCGAATATATGTAATTTTGtacataataatgataacaaaaaaattaatatttattgacTTTTTGATAACAATTCATCATCTgcaattttacataaataagattTGTACGTGACCCATATTTATTTAACATGAGAAAAATACATCTAATTTTTATATCTATAAAGCTATGTATAATCTAAATTGAACATAATTTAAACTCTATCAAATTATATTAACGAcattttttaagtttatatGATCTATCTATTATTCTACTTTCCTAATAATGCTGATTTATATTGAACTTTGcaattttgttgttttaatttcatctacaatAGTGTAACATTAGCTCATTATCAGTAATTATCAatgaattttttcattttattggttacattaaactttttttcacatttttaagtaaattttaagccttaatatttataaatacactatttaacattataaaaattatatataaaattttatagtCGAGTTATGCAATGGTCACtctataaaatattagaagtacTTTATGccaataaaatttcttttttaatatacgcaatatttcaaatataaccaatAATATGCAATTGACAGTGTATAAAATAGTTTTGTTGATAATAAAACTtaatactccttcctattcaaCACAagtatcttgtttgatttgtctcaatgcaaggattatttatatcaactttctataattttaaactatgcacaattagagatattaaaaattgaataagtgtattgaatagaatgtaaaaagtaaataaaacacTTATGATGAATGGGAGAAAATATAAAGAATCGATCAATTGTCCTGTCAGTAAGTTTGAAGATGCTAAAAAGGTAGAAATTTCAAGCCACCTTCCACGAAACCATCCTTAGAGTATAAGACAAGCTAAGGAAACTCCTAAAAGGTTGCAACAATACACTTGTGACTTGTGTCCTTTTCTCTTTGCTAAAAAACAAATACTTCGTATTTCTCCTGCTAATTTGTACAAATTCATAATCATTACTCGCTtcgttttctttttcaaaagaaatatttacaagaatgaagaaaaataaaatattttagatagtggatatattatttactagaataataaatttaattggaGAAAAATAGagaccataagcattaaaaaaatattaaaagaaaattagtggaaaaaatatagggaCCACAACTaagaaaaaattagttttataaacTTAGTGGGAAATATATAGGgaccataaaaaatattaaaatgttaaattgaagtTAGGGGAGGATATGTGGCGTACATAAacgttataaaaatattaaagtatgaataaagttatttttgtccaaaatttgtaacataaatgaaaaaattctCTAtggaaacaaaaaataaaacaccctaaaataacaaatataaactTCTTTAAAAAACGAAGacagtataattttttttttttaatgtctttCCTTAATGAATTAATTGCTTTTGTTTTGTAAATATGTTTGATTGATCATTATTGCACACCCACGTTTGAGTTGTCCCGGGAAGAGATGAGAGTAGTATAtactttctaaaaaaaaatttctcattttttcattttagtttttcattactttgtaatattttattttatgtagtatttaatattttctctcACTTTTATAATAGCAACACATTTTAGTGGTCTCTATTaccaattttaattaaaaataaatctaaatatTATAAACAAGGAAgagatataaataatataataagtaCATCCACTTACTACAAGCAAGTGGATGTActtgttaaattatttatatctcTTCGTTGTTTATAATActtagatttattttttaaattctaatatgCTATTAAAGTTCGACTTGTTGTTTAAGAATTGGATACTATCAAACAATTGATAAGAACGAGAAGAAGGTATATATATCACTTATTAAAATTGAGATTCGATGAGAAAAAAGTATATCaattgattttaataatgaGCTTCATTTGAACTTGTAAGTAAATTACATCTTTTCTTCCAAAAAAAATTgtccaaattatttttttttaaaattttgacgaTTTATTCTATTCTTTGTCTAATtaaagttttgagtttcaatATATGGAATAGAGATTAATGGACTAAATATATGGTCATAATAATAGTTAGCAACTCATATAAATAGGCATGTCAAATAAACCAGGTTAGAATGCTTGGATTCAAATTTAGGTAATTTATAAACCAGTCAAAACCTCTTGACCCAAACTACCTCGTCAAATaaacactacaagaaaacttgtttttagcaacaagttttagcaacgactaaatttttttcgttgcgaaaaatataagttgttgcaaaatccgttgttgttgctaaataatcgttgccataaaaaaaaaattttcccaCCCCTTAGAATAATTTCCCGGTGTAACCCAATTTGTTGCAACAAACAATGTTGttgctaaaaattaaataaataattcgtagtatatattgttgcgaaaaatatttaattatacagatacaataaagtcgttgcaaaaaaccttatactaataattttttttttcatttccctcTCAAAACTGAACCCCAATCCCTCATAATCCCATTCCCTCCCTCGAAATTTCAGAATCCATACGGCGCCCATACCAttccctcacaaacccgatTCCCTCACAAACCCTAATCCCGCACACCGGAGGTAAGCCATTGCCGCCTGCACATCGGAGCCTCTGCCGCCTGCACGCCGGAGTTTCAGCCGCCTTCTGCACGCCGGTGCTGCCGCTACGCTGCCCTTCAGCCGCCTCTGAACCCACAACaggtagttttaatttttttttttgcttttcgttttctttaaatttgttgttcttgtttcttgttgatttcaatttatgggttgttctttgaatttcttgggctttgttgtaattatcagattaatgtatgtgtatttcatcattttgaaatgttgggttgtacGTATTTTCGGTCTTGGCTCTGCGAAGGAACAAGATTTCGCCTTTTTGTTGGGCTTTGTTCTAATTATAAGAtttatgtatgtgtatttcatgattttgaaatgttgggttgtatTTCATGACATAGATTAACCTTTTTCTTTGCCACTGAGGATTTACAATTAGATGTTGAGGGCTTAATTACTTGCGTTTTTTGGGGGTTTATATTTGTATGTTTTTTGGTATTGGAAATTACTTGCGTTTTTCTGGATTTACTTGCGTTTTCTAATTACTTGCGTTTTGAAATGTGAGATTCTTTCAAAGTAATGCTAAGAAAAATTGATGGAGTTACTTCAAAATTGAAGTTCTAGATGATAAGATTAAAGCAAAATTGTATTATCTTTTATTGAAATTGTATATGAATTGGAATTGTGAGCAAATGGTTCAGTCAACTTGGGCTGAAATGTTAAGAGACGGTTTGGGACCTGATCAGCGATGTTATACGATCATGATCCATGGGCGGTATGACCAAGGAAGACTTCAAGATGCAATATTGAACATTTCCTAGGCTGCATTTGATCATCTTCTGATATTGCAGGTATTCTTCTGTGAATCTTCAGTTTAGTTTAGTACTACAGGTTTTCATTTTGGTTACACTTATGTCTAATGTCTTCTATGGTCTAGTTTCTCATGTTCTGTCAACATGTGTTATATCTGTTATTTCTTACTCTtaagaattataaattttttcgtGAGTCATTTAGAAAGAGATCTTCTGTTCTTCATGGTTTGCTGCTCTCACATATTTACCTGTTGTGCACTTGTAGTGGTATAAGCCTGCTATTCGGGGTTTATGATCATGAAAATCGAACCTTCGATTGTTTTGTGGTGCTGTGCAACAGCTTAGCTACTGCTTCTGGCTGTTGGTGTCTGTTCAAGAAGACACACCAAACAGAAAGAAAGAAAtaggaaaagggaagaagagagAATACAGAGAGAAGGAAAAATAGGAATGATGATCTTATAACTTGATTACAACAATACATCCTAAGGGTTTATATAACCCCTTACAAATCAGTTAAGCAAAGGAAAGGACAATAACTAACTTCCCCGCCTCTGAGCTATAACATAATGTAACAAACATAAGAACCTACTAAAGGCACATGCTAGTCACGTGTTAAAAACTAACACTAACTACTATAACAAACTGTTACTTTCTGATACTCTGTGCAAATCCTAGATGATTCTCTGATTTTGTTGTGGAGTTAGTATATTATTGAAGAGCGCTGATGCCTAGgcattgattttataattatttaaccctaaataaaaGTACAATGTGAACATGTAGTAAaagtgaatttttttatatttgacccTCATCTAGTCTTACTTTCAAAGTGTATTTTTAGTCTGCAGCTTTGAAAGAAGCTATTGATGATCTGGAATGGCCCGGATCAAGTATCAAACTAACATTACAACCAACTCCTCCTTCGGTTGCGTTCGGAAGTGAAGGCCATGGTGATCTACAGGTTAAGCTTAAAGGGTATTGAGCTCATTTGACTTTGCTTCTCTCTTGCTGATAGATGTATTTATCAGTTTTGGGCatattttgggttattttttgCAGATAGACTTTATGTATTATGCAAATACTGATCTTTTAGCAGCTTTGAGCTGTGATCGTGAAGTGTCTCATCGGTACATACTAATATCCTGTAAATTCTACTCTTTGGTTTTTATTCATTATGATTCAAAGTTCTTTGATTGTATTGATAAACAGgtataaatataaattcttACAGGCAACAACTTCtaatataccaagtagtgtcgTCAAAGATAACCGTGGCAGCAAGGTTACGGTTGGGAGAGGCGGAATATTGAAAGTTCAGCATCTGGTCTCCGTTGCAAGGCAATCACACCCACACATTGATTCTGCTGGTTATCAGCCTCCTAGCAGGATAGCATACATTGAGTTCTTTGTCAAGCCAGAGGAGGTTGAAGACAATTGAGTCCCATTCAAGCCTTCAAAGGTGACTCCTCCCTCTTCATCATAATGCTAATGCATGCATCTTTAGACTTTTCTAGCTAAACTTATCTTGTGCAGTTACGCTTCTTCAATATATGTGCTACAAATTGAATAGTTGGGTGATTACATCAAGTAATGTAGACAAATTATAATGAACTGGCCAAGTACTTTACAATTATAGTTTTGGGCTATTAAAAATTggtattgattttcaatttgtcTTGTGATTATAGTTTTGGGCTTATTGTCAGCT
This genomic interval carries:
- the LOC130796749 gene encoding uncharacterized protein LOC130796749; amino-acid sequence: MNWNCEQMVQSTWAEMLRDGLGPDQRCYTIMIHGRYSSVNLQFSLVLQVFILVTLMSNVFYGLVSHVLSTCVISSAALKEAIDDLEWPGSSIKLTLQPTPPSVAFGSEGHGDLQIDFMYYANTDLLAALSCDREVSHRYKYKFLQATTSNIPSSVVKDNRGSKVTVGRGGILKVQHLVSVARQSHPHIDSAGYQPPSRIAYIEFFVKPEEVEDN